The genomic DNA GGCCGGCGGCAGCAGAAGAGCAGGGAGGTGGTCCCTCAAGGGCGCCACGGCACTAGTCACCGGAGGAACTCGCGGAATCGGGTAATTTTCCGCCGCTATCCCCCTACATTTCGGCCTGATAAGACCTCATCTCAGTcgctttcttctttttcttttttttttttccctaatttGTTTCCCTCACAATGATGATTTTTGCGGTTGGTCGACGTCTTCTGGTGCTGAATGTGAGTTGAATCATCATTTGATCAGGCGAGCAATAGTGGAGGAGCTGGCCGAGTTCGGGGCGGCCGTGCACACTTGCTCGAGGAACGAATCGGAGCTCCGGGCAAGCTTGAAGGAGTGGGAAGCCAAGGGGTTCGCGGTGACTGGCTCCGTCTGCGACCTGTCCTCTCGAGAGCAGAGGCAGGATCTCATTGCCAAAGTCTCGTCTGTTTTCAATGGCAAGCTCAATATCCTTGTAAGCTCGATTGATGCCTCCATCCTCTCGTAACAAATGGATTAGAAATTCGTAATTGCGTCTATGTTTATCTTCCTCAAGCATCGAGCCATAGATAGACTTTAACGCCGTATCTTCGATTTTAAGCTACTTTAGCTTTTAGATGAGTTGGGAGATGGTGGCTAGTAAATCATGATTTCTGGTACAGATAAATAATGCCGGCACGAACTTAAGGAAGCCGACAGTCGAATACAGTGGGGAAGACTACTCGAAGATCATGGCCACGAATCTCGATTCTGCTTACCATCTTTGCCAACTCGCTTACCCTCTTCTGAAAGCATCTGGGTCAGGAAGCATCGTGTTCATCTCCTCTGTTGCTGGGTTGCTGAGCATAGGGACTGGCTATATTTATGCTGCAACTAAAGGTCTGTCCTTCGATACTTAGAGTTCCTCTTTTTGGGGTTTAGTTTGTCTACGTTCGCTTCGGTTGTTATGAAGATTCAATGTTGTTATTGGCTTTTATTGCAGCTGCGGTCAATCAGATCACGAAGAATCTGGCTTGCGAATGGGCGAAAGACAACATCAGAAGCAACTGTATAGCACCATGGTACATCAAGACCTCACTTGTGGAACGCGTAATTCAACTTCCTCCTTTTCTTGAAATTTATACTTATATAGTAGCTGCACATGTCCTGTCCTACTCTTATCGAATTTTTGTATATGCTATAAAGCCTGCCTAATATGATTTTActattttgtatttataagGGGACGCCAGGAAAGTCCTGTAAATAGAATTGATATGGTATTGATTGGTCAGTCCAAATGGTTCGGGAACTAATCTGTTGTTCCATCTCGTTCTCGAGCCCTCTCCTGTGATGTATTATGAATTTCAGATTTCGAAATCAGAAACATATTCTTGTTCAGACCGCTGACTGTATTCCCACTAGTTCTGAATTCAATTATATGTTAATATCAGAGGTTGTTTAATTGCTTGCTACTTCGGATCAGTTGTGCACATGCAACATTCACACTAGAAAagtctttcaattttttgctaCCATGTGAAAGATTTGGACATTTTAATGTGTTCATATTCCAGCCAGAAATGCAATTATCGGTGTTCTCTGGTTTGATCGCTTGCAGTTATGATTTTATTACTTGATTCTAGATGGGCTTTATAAACATGTGACCCTCATCCTGTTCTTTCACGCGTATTATTGCTTTCGTTTTTGTTCCTTTTTGCCGGGCAGTTCCTAGGTAAGAAGGAATTTTACGATGGAATAATATCTCGGACCCCGCTTCAGCGAGTTGGAGAGCCTGAGGAAGTTGCTTCTCTGGCAGCCTACCTATGCCTTCCTGCAGCTTCATACATCACAGGTCAGGTCATATCAGTTGATGGAGGGATGACTGTGAACGGGTTCTTCCCAAACATAAAAATAAGCTGATAAATCGCCCCATCTTGCTCCTTAATTGCGATGGAAGACCACAACGCACAGCAGTTATGTTCATTAGATCTCTGACTTATACTCGACGAATGTTTGGACTTGTTACCTCTGTATGACTGTTATTTGTGCTGACCATGAGCACCTTCAGGGCTATGTTGCATATTTGTTCGTTGGTCCAATAAATGGCCGTTTCTGGCATAGTGCTCTTTCGGGCAACCGTTCAGATTTCAGTTGATTTTGAGGTTGCTTCTCTGATTAAACCTGAAAATTTATTAGGATTTAATTATCCATTTACATGGTTATCTATTCAATTTGCCTATCGCTTGCAGTAGCAGTTCCCAAGGCCGAAAATTTCTAGTAGCCCATGTAAGGGTTGACCGAGTCAAATCAATCATGTAATGAGCAATCATAGATAAATCTTGTGGTTCAATCATAGATAGATGTGTTTGCACAATTaagccattttatttaatataaatcaAGGTATTGTGCTATTCTTCAAGTAAAAAGATATGTAATTTACTAATTCATTCACTCAATTAATCTACAAGACTCAATACATAGATAATTTGCAAAACTTCGAAATAATTTATGCAATATTCATGTAATGTAATTTGTACGTGTCCTGTGTAATTCACTTTTGAAGGACAATACTGTTATTAGGGATTATTATTCAAAACTGGAACAGTTGATGATGGAACAAATGAGGATGTCAGGGGTTGAATTGTCAATTCGTTGGAACTAGGGCCTGGCATGGGCCTGGCATAGTAATGGGCCAATGGGTCTCCCCAACGCTATTGGCcagaataattaataaatgtgcGATGATGGAGGACGTACAAGCTTTCACAAGATCCACTCTCATCTGGTGCTTAACATCTAAAGATGCCTTTGTTTAAGATGAATCACTGGTTCAAACGCGAGTATCTTTTTTAAAGTTTTGGCTTCGATTATGCCGGAAAAAAGAATCggggtatttttttttccctaaacggGCTGATCTTGAAGCCCATTTACATTTTGTCCTCAGCTGCTCCAAAGATTGTTCTATCCAACCTTCATCATATTGAAGGGCCCAACCCATTTTATTACCGGCTAATGCTATTGCTCCTCATCATTGTTCGACCACCCCTCGCCGAGCTTTCATGGCTTCCTCCCGGTTTTGTGAAGGCCGATAATGAGATTGAACCATATATAAGGTGGAGGATGAACTTATAGAAACCGAGAAAGATtgatgagaaaataaaaaattcatgccCGTTTTCAATAAACGATCTTTTAGCTGAATAGAGccattttgaataattaaaaagaaaatgttgaaATTGACGTGATTCATGAGTTCATTCAATGTAATAACGATATA from Punica granatum isolate Tunisia-2019 chromosome 2, ASM765513v2, whole genome shotgun sequence includes the following:
- the LOC116194946 gene encoding tropinone reductase homolog At5g06060-like, whose amino-acid sequence is MAEAAAAGGSRRAGRWSLKGATALVTGGTRGIGRAIVEELAEFGAAVHTCSRNESELRASLKEWEAKGFAVTGSVCDLSSREQRQDLIAKVSSVFNGKLNILINNAGTNLRKPTVEYSGEDYSKIMATNLDSAYHLCQLAYPLLKASGSGSIVFISSVAGLLSIGTGYIYAATKAAVNQITKNLACEWAKDNIRSNCIAPWYIKTSLVERFLGKKEFYDGIISRTPLQRVGEPEEVASLAAYLCLPAASYITGQVISVDGGMTVNGFFPNIKIS